A genomic region of Halogeometricum rufum contains the following coding sequences:
- the solA gene encoding N-methyl-L-tryptophan oxidase: MQSRYDAVVVGVGGMGSATAFHLAARGADVLGLERYDIPHERGSSHGVTRIIRRAQYEHPAYVPLVERSYDLWRALEERTGRDLLFVTGGIDAGPPDSQVFDGSRRSCEAHGIDHELLSAAEVNERFPGYDLPEGHRAVYQPDGGFLVPEQCIVAHVEAAQAEGAEIRAREPMRHFAPLPDGGVRVTTPKGTYEADRLVVTAGAWAPKLVPELRGVAVPERQVLAWLQPTDPAAFDPENFPVFVHEDGDAHYYGFPRHDVPGFKFGRFNHFEETVDPDEMDREPRPADERVLRDYAERCFPTGAGPTMKLATCLFTNTPDGHFVLDRHPDHPQVTVGAGFSGHGFKFASVVGEVLADLALDGTTDHDTDLFRMDRF, encoded by the coding sequence ATGCAGAGTCGATACGACGCCGTCGTCGTCGGCGTCGGCGGCATGGGAAGTGCGACGGCGTTCCACCTGGCGGCCCGCGGGGCGGACGTCCTCGGACTGGAGCGCTACGACATCCCGCACGAGAGGGGTTCCTCGCACGGGGTGACCAGAATCATCCGGAGAGCGCAGTACGAACACCCGGCGTACGTCCCCCTCGTCGAACGGTCCTACGACCTGTGGCGGGCGTTGGAGGAGCGAACCGGACGCGACCTGCTCTTCGTCACGGGCGGCATCGACGCCGGACCGCCCGACAGTCAGGTGTTCGACGGGTCGCGGCGGTCCTGCGAGGCCCACGGAATCGACCACGAACTGCTCTCGGCGGCCGAGGTGAACGAACGGTTCCCGGGGTACGACCTGCCCGAGGGCCACCGCGCCGTCTACCAACCCGACGGCGGTTTCCTCGTCCCAGAGCAGTGCATCGTCGCCCACGTCGAGGCCGCGCAGGCCGAGGGCGCGGAGATTCGGGCGCGCGAACCGATGCGGCACTTCGCGCCGTTGCCCGACGGCGGCGTGCGGGTGACGACGCCGAAGGGGACGTACGAGGCGGACCGACTCGTCGTGACCGCGGGCGCGTGGGCGCCGAAACTCGTCCCCGAACTCCGCGGCGTCGCCGTCCCCGAACGGCAGGTGCTCGCGTGGCTTCAGCCGACCGACCCGGCGGCGTTCGACCCGGAGAACTTCCCAGTGTTCGTCCACGAAGACGGTGACGCCCACTACTACGGCTTCCCCAGACACGACGTTCCGGGCTTCAAGTTCGGGCGCTTCAACCACTTCGAGGAGACGGTCGACCCCGACGAGATGGACCGCGAACCGCGCCCCGCGGACGAACGGGTGCTCCGAGACTACGCCGAACGCTGCTTCCCGACGGGGGCCGGGCCGACGATGAAACTCGCCACGTGCCTGTTCACCAACACCCCGGACGGCCACTTCGTCCTCGACAGACACCCCGACCACCCGCAGGTCACCGTCGGCGCGGGCTTCTCGGGTCACGGCTTCAAGTTCGCGAGCGTCGTCGGGGAGGTACTCGCGGACCTCGCCCTCGACGGGACCACCGACCACGACACCGACCTGTTCCGGATGGACCGGTTCTGA
- a CDS encoding tRNA sulfurtransferase, translating into MTEADAVLVGFGEFGTKSSEVRAKMADRLAGSVRSLLETRGIAGEVDRRWSRLVVRTPRPEAVAEAVATLPGVAFARPVLVVEATRDAVFDALRTLARDHGPEESFAVDGTRVGPADRHAFSGRDLNVEGGRLVEELTGAPVELDDPDRTYRIEVRGDDAFVSTVRFEGPNGLPLGTQGRVAVLVSGGIDSPVAAWRLMRRGCVPLPVYVDLGDYGGADHRARAFEVIRTLAERAPGEDVRPRVVDGSAVVDRLVADVGDTRMLSLRRAMLVMAEAVARRDGAHAVATGESLGQKSSQTGANIAATDAAATIPVHRPLLTADKSDIVAEARRIGTYDDSTLPAGCERVAPAHPETNASLDAVVDREPDELLAMARDAGESASVADLD; encoded by the coding sequence GTGACCGAAGCGGACGCCGTCCTCGTCGGATTCGGCGAGTTCGGAACCAAGAGCAGCGAGGTGCGCGCGAAGATGGCCGACCGGTTGGCCGGGAGCGTCCGCTCACTCCTCGAAACCCGCGGCATCGCTGGCGAGGTGGACCGGCGGTGGTCCCGTCTCGTCGTCCGCACGCCCCGTCCGGAGGCCGTCGCCGAAGCGGTGGCGACGCTCCCCGGCGTCGCGTTCGCCCGCCCCGTCCTCGTGGTCGAGGCGACGCGGGACGCCGTCTTCGACGCACTCCGAACGCTCGCCCGCGACCACGGACCCGAGGAGTCGTTCGCCGTCGACGGCACGCGGGTCGGCCCCGCGGACAGACACGCGTTCTCCGGTCGGGACCTGAACGTCGAGGGCGGCCGACTCGTCGAGGAACTGACGGGCGCGCCCGTCGAGTTGGACGACCCCGACCGGACGTACCGAATCGAGGTCCGCGGCGACGACGCGTTCGTCTCCACCGTCCGGTTCGAGGGCCCGAACGGGCTCCCCCTCGGCACGCAGGGGCGCGTGGCAGTCCTCGTCAGCGGCGGCATCGACTCGCCCGTCGCGGCGTGGCGACTGATGCGTCGCGGGTGCGTCCCGCTACCCGTCTACGTGGACCTCGGCGACTACGGCGGGGCGGACCACCGCGCCCGGGCGTTCGAGGTGATACGGACGCTCGCCGAACGCGCCCCCGGCGAGGACGTCCGCCCCCGCGTCGTGGACGGGTCGGCGGTGGTGGACCGACTCGTCGCCGACGTCGGCGACACCCGCATGCTGTCGCTCCGCCGGGCCATGCTGGTGATGGCGGAGGCAGTCGCCCGACGGGACGGCGCCCACGCCGTCGCGACGGGCGAGTCCCTCGGACAGAAGTCGAGTCAGACCGGCGCGAACATCGCCGCGACGGACGCGGCGGCGACGATCCCGGTCCACCGCCCCCTCCTGACGGCGGACAAGTCCGACATCGTCGCCGAAGCCCGGCGAATCGGCACGTACGACGACTCGACGCTCCCCGCCGGCTGTGAGCGTGTCGCGCCGGCGCACCCGGAGACGAACGCCTCCCTCGACGCGGTGGTCGACCGCGAACCCGACGAACTACTCGCGATGGCGCGCGACGCCGGCGAGTCCGCCTCGGTGGCGGACCTCGACTGA